Genomic DNA from Salvia miltiorrhiza cultivar Shanhuang (shh) chromosome 1, IMPLAD_Smil_shh, whole genome shotgun sequence:
CCCATGCATTAGCCATTAAGCTATTCCATATTATCAAAATTACATGAAGCCATCCATATGCTCTGATTGTTACACTATCATGATCAATTTAATGCACGAATTTAATTTTGGCAAAAAATGGTTTTTCATAGTTATGTCCTCAACGGCCTCTTTCCCTCCTTCAAATAACAGGAAAAAGTCCCAATTGAGGAAGTCTTTGAGCAATTGAAATGCACCAGGGAGGGACTAAGTACCGAAGAAGGGGCCAACAGGCTTCAAATTTTCGGCCCTAACAAGTTGGAAGAGAAGAAGGTAAAGCATTGGTGTCctctttgatgatttaattaatatatgagACAACATTATGCTTTCAATATATGGATAATGTGTTGTCCTGTGATACAGGAAAGCAAATTTCTCAAGTTCCTTGGTTTCATGTGGAATCCACTCTCTTGGGTGATGGAGGCTGCAGCTATCATGGCCATTGCACTGGCCAATGGAGGCGGAAAGCCCCCGGATTGGCAAGATTTTGTTGGTATTGTTTGCCTGCTTGTTATCAACTCTACTATAAGTTTCATTGAAGAGAACAACGCAGGAAATGCTGCTGCAGCCCTTATGGCTGGTCTTGCTCCTAAAACAAAGGTATAATGTTTGCAACAGCTATGTCTATACTATACATGAACAATAGTAGTCTTGTCAATAAGTTAAGTAAGGGTTTATTGTGATTAATCACAATGCTCTGCTTAAAAACAGGTTCTCAGGGATGGTCGATGGAGTGAGCAGGAAGCTGCTATTCTTGTACCTGGAGACATTATCAGCATTAAGCTGGGAGATATTGTCCCTGCTGATGCTCGTCTTCTTGAAGGTGATCCTTTAAAGATTGACCAATCTGCTCTCACAGGAGAATCCTTGCCTGTGACCAAGAACGCGTATGATGAAGTTTTCTCTGGCTCGACTTGCAAACAAGGTGAACTAGAAGCAGTAGTCATTGCAACTGGTGTTCACACTTTCTTTGGAAAGGCGGCACATCTTGTGGACAGCACCAACCAGGTGGGACACTTCCAGAAAGTGCTCACTGCAATTGGTAACTTCTGTATTTGCTCCATCGCCGTTGGTATGGCTGCCGAGGTAATAGTGATGTACCCAATTCAGCACAGGCCATACAGAAAAGGAATAGATAACCTCCTTGTTCTTTTGATCGGAGGCATTCCCATTGCTATGCCCACTGTCTTGTCTGTCACCATGGCTATTGGATCCCACAGGCTATCCCAGCAGGGAGCTATCACCAAGAGAATGACTGCTATTGAGGAAATGGCTGGAATGGATGTCTTGTGTAGTGATAAGACTGGAACTTTGACCCTAAATAAATTGACTGTTGATAAATCCTTGATTGAGGTATTTGCAAAGGGTGTGGATCCTGAGCATGTGCTACTCCTTGCTGCAAGGGCGTCCAGAACTGAAAACCAAGATGCTATTGATGCTGCCATTGTTGGTACGCTTGCTGATCCAAAAGAGGTAATCTAAATTTCTTTGTTTGTTCATTATGACTTATATACACTACAGTGTCATAATGAATAAagatttcttattttatatgaaCTTGATTATTAGGCAAGAGCTGGTATCAAAGAGGTTCACTTCTTTCCTTTCAACCCTGTGGATAAAAGGACTGCTTTGACGTACATTGACTCTGAAGGGAACTGGCACAGAGCTAGCAAGGGAGCCCCTGAGCAGGTCTGCTTGATAATTCATCATTATTTGTTACTGCTCAAAAAACTTGTAAATAATGTTTAGACAGTACTAATTgctcttttattttcttcttcccTTCTATCAGATTTTGACTCTATGCAACTGCAGAGAAGACTTAAAGAAAAAAGTTCATAGTGTTATCGATAAATTTGCCGAGCGTGGGCTCCGGTCTTTGGCTGTTGCCAGACAGGTCCGTTACCAATAGAGTTCAGACTTTCCTTTTCCTCCATTTATGTTTCAACCCTCTCAAGACTCTTGGTTTCTCAACAAATGTCTCATGTTTTCAGGAAGTACCAGAGAAATCGAAGGATTCCCCAGGTGGTCCATGGCAATTTATTGGACTCTTATCTCTTTTCGATCCTCCCAGACATGACAGTGCTGAGACCATCCGCAGAGCTCTAAACCTCGGTGTCAATGTCAAAATGATTACTGGTAAGTTCGTCATCATGAATTGGTAGCCTTCAAACTAATGACTGTTCTCAGTTCAACTTCAACCTATAATCACGCcttattcatttttatgttttttttttttttaaattctaggTGACCAACTTGCCATTGGTAAGGAGACTGGCCGTAGGCTTGGTATGGGAGTAAATATGTACCCATCTGCTTCTTTACTTGGTAATCACAAGGATGAGTCTATAGCCGGCCTTCCCGTTGAAGAACTGATTGAGAAGGCAGATGGTTTTGCTGGGGTGTTTCCAGGTGgggtttttttttctcatttatcTTTATCCTTTACGTCATATTGTATCTAAGTTATCTATTATTTTCAATTGGGATGGAAATTCACTTTCTTTCTTGTTGCCATGCAGAGCACAAATATGAAATCGTGAAGAAACTGCAGGAGAGGAAGCACATTGTTGGAATGACTGGTGATGGTGTCAACGATGCCCCTGCTCTGAAGAAGGCAGATATTGGAATTGCTGTTGCTGACGCTACTGACGCTGCAAGAGGCGCTTCTGACATTGTTCTCACTGAACCTGGGCTTAGCGTTATCATTAGTGCAGTGTTGACTAGCAGAGCTATATTCCAGAGAATGAAGAACTATACAGTGAGTTTATTTTCCATATATTGTCTTAACTTTTTGTTTCACCTTTTAAGTTAAGCTGTGATTAAGGGTTTACGTTTTCTCTTTGCCAGATATATGCAGTGTCTATCACCATCCGTATTGTGGTAAGTTGATTGTGCTACttcaaaacaagaaaaaagttATTTTGCTTTCATTATTTTCAGAGATTGATGCCCTGTTATTATTTCTTTCTTTGCAGTTTGGCTTCATGTTTATTGCATTGATTTGGAAGTTTGATTTCTCCCCCTTCATGGTTTTGATCATTGCCATTCTGAATGATGGTAAGATTCAGTCCATTTAGTTTTAATGTTGTATCGATGCTTAACTTTCCCACTAttcatattttcaatttttgtggtGAGAAATCAATATATGATTCCCTTTGATTTAGGTACAATTATGACCATCTCTAAGGATAGAGTGAAGCCATCTCCATTGCCTGATAGCtggaagttgaaagagattttcgCCACTGGTGTAGTTCTTGGAGGCTATCTTGCTCTGATGACTGTTATTTTCTTCTGGCTGATCCATGAAACCGACTTTTTCTCCGTAAGTATCCACCAGGGCACATAGCTTCTATTGCATACtgtgttattttaatttctctttatGAATATACTGCTACCATAACCCCGTCTGATTACTCGTCTCCTAAACTAATTTGCAGGACAAATTTGGAGTTAGAAGTATCAGAGACAGCGAGGATGAAATGATGGCTGTTCTATACTTGCAAGTGAGTATTGTTAGCCAAGCCCTAATCTTTGTGACCAGGTCTCGCAGCTGGTCATTCGTGGAACGCCCTGGACTTCTGCTCCTGACTGCTTTCATGATTGCTCAACTGGTAAAATACGCCATCCTTTCTAATGGGAATCACTAAAAGAGCTATATGttcctttttcctttaaaaACTTTTCTTTGTTTCCAGGTTGCGACTCTGATAGCTGTGTATGCCAACTGGGGTTTTGCAAGAATTCAAGGCTGTGGTTGGGGATGGGCTGGTGTTATCTGGATTTACAGCATCGTCTTTTATCTGCCCCTCGACTTGATGAAGTTCGCCATCCGTTACATCTTGAGTGGAAAGGCGTGGCAGAATCTGTATGACAACAAGGTATTCACAACATTTCTTGTAAAAGCAATTGTCTGATTACTTGTTTTTCCCTTTCGTTGTAAAAGGTTGATAAAATTCAATCTTTCTCTCTTCAAATCAGACTGCTTTCACAACCAAGAAAGATTACggaaaagaggagagagaagcaCAATGGGCTCTTGCTCAGAGGACTCTGCATGGCCTTCAAACGCCAGAAGCTAACAACATTTTCAACGAGAAGAGCAGCTACCGTGAATTGTCAGAAATCGCAGAACAGGCCAAGAGGAGAGCGGAGATTGCAAGGTACAAACTCAACTTAGTTCAATGTATTATTCCTTTGGTTGAAAATGAGCTAAAACTTGTAGGCCATAATTCCACAGGCTACGGGAGCTGCACACACTCAAGGGGCACGTCGAGTCTGTTGTGAAGCTCAAGGGGCTCGACATTGAGACGATCCAGCAACATTACACCGTCTAAACAAAAGCCTAACGAGGAGCTGTTCTGGGACGAGAGCATATATTCGAAGAACAGACTAATACCTTTTAGATAAAACTGTTCTTAAGAGGAACAAGACAGTGACATGCCAAATTCCTCGTTATTTCTTGTGTTTATTGTTTCTTAATGTAATGTCAGTCAAGCTGCCCTAGAATGGGCTGATCTTTGGCTCTTTATTGAGTACGATGACATCTCCCTGTTACACAGTTTTCAGGAGCCCGAATCTTGTATTTTTCCATCTGCTTTCATCTTTTTCCTAGTTAATCTATAATGACTCTTCACTCAAAGATGTACGTGATTGTGAAGAAAAACCAAaagtttctttatttaaattgttaCTCAGAAAAGTTTTGCTTCTTGGTGTTGATGCAATACTGTGATTGTGAAGTAGTATATATACAACACCAAAATGTGAAAGCACATGCATGTTACTGAGGTTTTTTAGTATTGATCATCGTCTTGTCTTGGTCTGAAGAATCTCCTGACAAAGGCTGAAACAGCTCCAAGAAGaatgaagagaagaaaaagGTCGAATCCACCTCCAACCCCAACAGCAACGCCTGGCGCTGGGGCGAAAAATGAGAAGGGAGACCACCCCCATCCGCCATAATATGGCACACCAAAGCCATACCCATATCCACCCACTAGAGGAGGGGCCACTGGCGGATTGATGTATATATTCGTCCTGCACCGTTAATGGACATTACTATAAAACAACCAGGATAAAGGAAAGGGAGACTAAAACTAACCAAATTAACTTGTCACTCCATAGACTCTTGGTTGCTATTGTGTGATTATAACTAAATTTTCCAAATTTCACTACTATCAATTACCATGTTCAGTTTCTTATTTCATACATACCACTCTAAAAAATACAATGAAATACCTCTGCCAAGTATCAAATTGGGAGATATAGATggtgaaaatttgaaaaacagCTATCCACAATTCACTCACACAAACTTAAgtccaaacaaaattaattgatAGCAGCAAAAAAGATTATACCTTGAATTGTTGTTGGGTCTTGGGGCGGAAGCCCGCGGCGCCGATGGGCGGAAAGCTTGGCCACCAACCCTGCCGCCAGTcttggcggcggcggccggatCAACAGATCCCAGTGTGATTACCCCAACCGCCATCGCAGCCAAAGCCAGCTTCGCCAGCTGATTCTCACTTTTCCTGCAACGTATCCGCATTCAAGATGGCAGAAACTCAAATTAAGTGGGTGCAATTAGTACTACCTTGTGGAATCATTGCTGCGGTCTCCTTCTGGGGCGTGCCGGCAGGATATGGAAACGCGTTTTGCGCCAGCTGGGATGCTTCTGTGTCTGAACGAGAGTGTCAAAGGGTTGGAGACGAAGCTGGTGTCGATTAAAGCAACTGACATTTTTGTTAACCACTATTTTCTTTTCTGGTCGACTCTCAGGATTTCTTGATATTTTTGGGCTCTTCAATGTGAGGACTTGCTAACTCATGATCATGGATGCTGACACGTGGATTCACAATTTCAGGAAATAAATTCAAGAATACTCTATACCAAGGCCAAATAAATtgattctttttatttttattttttacgatGGTAAGCACACCAATTATTCGAGATATGTGTCATCCTTTATTTCTAATTTAAATAACTTCAGTCCTATGGAAGTACCAAACAGAATCTAATCTATTTacgattaaaaaaaacaaaacgtgAAATCTCGAAAGATATAGGACGCTATACATTCCAATGACTAGTGTGCTATGCTTAACCTAACCATCTTccattttctcatattttttgtATCTGGGCAATCTCATTAAACCgtgtttaaaaatatttttttctaatttattaggatttagggtttatcAGTTAACTAAACCACAAATTAAGTAAAACGTTAAAAGTTTCTAATTGTATCAATGACTAGTGATGATAATTTTATGATTAGAAAAGATCTCCTGTGCAGACGTTCATATGATACACGTTACTCACACATtttaataagatttttttttcatataaataaGACACTTGTAaatgtataaaattttattagaaTATGTGAGTGAGCCGCACCGTGCGGACGTTCACACAAGAGAATTTATGTTTTGGCTATTTTCTTTACATAAtaagataatactccctctgtcccacttcaaatgactcaacttaaatttagaaatatttaacactattttttggATGGTCCCACCACCACTTTACATTTTTATCACACATTCATTAATTTTCGTGTCTAATTTTTTTGGATCATTTGAaacgggacggagagagtatattatTGTAAGGAAATCATAATTAATCTCATTTCACATTTCAGTTAGATTTGTCATTTGTGTGATGCAAGATACTAGTAATAGTTATAGTTAAAATAATTGTTGAGTTGAGTTTTAGGCTCAACATCAAATCTTTAATAAAATCAATTACAACTGACATGTATATGAACGAGGATGTGGAAGACGTCGAACTAAGAAAAATGTTGTAAATTtgcgggaaaaaaaaaaagctaataACAAGAATTATAAagtataatttaaatttcaagCAATTCGGTATATTTTAAATGACCAGTTTGAGTGTACAATGAAATTTGAATACTATTTATTGAATTTACAAAGCGAAGAGTAAAATCGTCTTTTATGCTCTGTCTTCGTGGAGTAGTTTTGTCCTTTAATATTTGTGCATCTTTACGATAGGTGGCACTTCGTCTTTTCAAGTCCTTCACATAATTGGTGTGAATGGGTGACATGGCCTAATCTTCTTCCAACGGTCCTCTGCCAGCGTATTTGAGAAGTGTAAATTATTGATCGCCACGTGTTTAGGCATAACAGACTTTGTCATCTTATACAGGAGCTCTGATCTGCGCCTTTCACCTCAGAGTGAGAATTCTTTTCTTCGTGCTCTGGTATCTTTACCTTGTGATATTTTCGTGGTTTAAGATCTACGTTTTATCTTACTTTTGTATGTTtcttatctttatttttatttttattttctttatctttttattttttattttatttcttttaaaatttgtgaaattcgactaattataaaatattttatatgcatatcaaattaaagatcacgataagagctttaatttgatatattttatataaatatttgatttaaaatgtaaaagttatatttatttaaagattaaaatttaaaaaaaaaatatctcttGCCTTTCATCTTTTTTGAGTaaatctattttaaaattaatttttattttcattttttaacttCTTTTTGCTTATTCACAAAATctatttttataattgtgatttcttttttattttttactttttaatattcaatttaaatatattcagttaaaattaatattttattataggGAAAAGGTGCCATTAGACCCTTTAAGttgtagcccttatagcgtataaccctCCTTACTctctgtgtgtgcaactaaacccctgagcTCAAAATAATCATGCAATTAGGCCCCTCTGACCAAACAGTGGATAACCACCGTTAGCCAACCATTATTATttctatatataatttaaaagtgGGACCCACCATTACTCTCACACTGTAAGCTCACCTCCCTCACACAACCATTGGAGTAATCATTCAAATCCATATCGCTCTCGTTCCTAACCCTAAACCCCAGCAAGCAACTACAGAACGACAATGCATTCTAGCAGCTACCAAACCCCCCACAAAAGTCATGAACCGGACATTGCTCCCTCGGCTGAGTCCAGGACAAGTTCCAATCATCGTTAACCCATGATTGCTGCTTAATCTGCCCCGACACATCTATAATGAAATGCGATATAACAACAAGATTATACAAAGAATATGTGAAGTAGGTCTCATTAGCATTATCAACAAAGCTAAAATTATAGATGTAATTCAGTCTCATTTCAGGAACTAAGCTGAAAATATGGCCATTCCAAGCCCGACTAGTCCAATACTGCTCATTCCTATTCCATTTTATGAGATACTAACTCCCATTCAGATCGAGGTCGAGCGAAAACAACCTCATCGCAGGATCCTCCTCGTTTTTTCCACGAAGTTAAGAGCTGCTTCCTTTTCGTGATCTTATCATAGGCGATTTTTGCGCTAGGCAGCCACGTGTGCACCGGATTATCGATACTCTGCCACAAAATTTCTCCGGATATCAGATCACTGAGAACCAGATTCCAGTCATCGTGGAGCACCGCAGTGGCGTTAGAGGTTGAATTTAGGACGGTAGACCAGATCTCGGCTCCCAATTCATTCAGCAGAACTAGGTTTCCGGCTGAAATCTGGAGTTTGGCGGAATTGGGTCGAAAACAGGGATTTCTCTGTTGGCCACCCAAACCACGGTTTGTTTGTACCattgatgtgtgtgatttagttatCTATTTTCGTGTCGTTTTTCGTAGATCTTGCTTTGATATTGCCCAAGTTTGTTGGTGTTTTGTCGCAGGAATTGCATGGAGCGTGGTTGGAAGCTCGTGGTTCAAGAAAGATCGAGAAAGGCGTGAATTTGAAACGAAGTTGGTGGATTTTGAAGAGAAGATTGAGGTTGGGCTGAAGacaattgttttaattttaattatgtccaaaacacatattttaaattattttgggtTTAATATTTTGTAAAGCGGCCGAAACCCATGCTGATTACTAATTAGGGAGGCGGCAACTTTAGGGATTGAATTCCCTATATATTTGCTTATCCAAACAGCCGCACACATATATACTTTaagtttaggttttattttgttttgactTCAACCACTACACGATATATTTTAATTCCTAGACTTAATTTTTAGTTTTGCCTTTTGACTTTGGGAATTGCAGCTAGCATCACATTTAGGCAGAAGACATTGTGTTATACTTGTGGTgactttatttcaatttcatttaattGGTTTAGTTTAATTTTCGGTTTGAGATTAATTTTTTCTGATTGCAATTTATTTCGTTAATTTCGTGTTTGTTAATTTCatgtttgcttttatttatttgattgctTATAGTTTAAtcatgagtagctaattctttaATTCGACGAGAATAACGAAACACTGatttattaatctgtgagacttaattggttttaaaattagTTCCTATTGATTACGATTAATTTCTTGTGTTTCacgataattctgattttatttaagtctgaccAACTTAGGTTTACTTGGATTACaatcaattagcacctccaatccgtaattgttggaatatggatgattagtgataaaactaccgtgttcgtagaaGGAATAAATTGATAGATTAGTTATTACTAgagtatctaggataattggtctaaactgggttccttcttcttaatgctattagaatattaaatctatgaCTAGCGTAttcagctaggttatattttaataaggaaaATAGGCAGGACTGACGTATCCAgccgtctatcgacacagtaagtaggaattggggtatgtcagtgcgtatcacggtattctataactagttggttgatagggattaattaatctttgcgtcgatgatcagagctttgaattagtgtggatttattcgagccgagttaccttttattgattaatttctaGATTGTTATTTGAGTTATTTGATTTcttagttataattaattttctcaaaattaaggcgtggtggcatcaccaaaaatatagattttagggaattgaatgattttacatGCTCTCTGTGAGATTGACCCTGCCtgtcattatactaattagttCTTGATAATtatgcaggaattatttggtggaaaacgaTGGCCACCAACCATATGCCTATGTAGTGCCGAGGAGAGTTACCTGGTTTGAAGAATCCGAGCTCGAAGCTCTGGTCGGCGGAGACGATTGTTTGGTTGCCGGAGATGGTGTCCTCAGCGAGAGCGTTGACGCATGACTATACTCCATTATAGTTAATTTAACTTGATTGATAATTTGatagaattaaaatttaaaaaatttaatttaaaaaattatcgtAATCCGATAGAATTAGCCTGAAAATAATCCAAGCTTAATATGGCTCACATGAAAATTAGTGAGTTGgcgtgattaattaattattattattatttgatttacaAACTTCATTATTAAACTTTTAAAATTAGTacataagattttttttttcaaatgtttgTGGAATATATTTTGAGTTAATATTCAAAAATTATACTCATTACTAGATTCTTTATGTTTTTATTCTAAcacttaatataaaatatttatatgtaaaaattataaaattataatccTTTAGAAAAATTACGTGTATCCTTCTTTCTGAGAGTTATCGATTAATTGTTATGTAATTTGATGTTGAAATAATACTCATTTAATGTGAGTattgttataattataaaattattactataaatatattaaatattttgtttatgTACATTTTTCAGTTCGAGTGCCTTGACGGGTTAGCCTGAAATCGAAAAATTATTGTTATGATTGAAAacttttaattcaaaaaaattacaacTCTAAGTGATCCATAATGGAATAGTTCAACAATTCGATAACCGACGTcgtataagatttttttttatggtgGGCCAAGGGTAAAATGGCCATTTTACGAATCTAGTCGTATATTTCTTCTG
This window encodes:
- the LOC131004309 gene encoding plasma membrane ATPase 4 isoform X1, giving the protein MGGDKAISLEEIKNETVDLEKVPIEEVFEQLKCTREGLSTEEGANRLQIFGPNKLEEKKESKFLKFLGFMWNPLSWVMEAAAIMAIALANGGGKPPDWQDFVGIVCLLVINSTISFIEENNAGNAAAALMAGLAPKTKVLRDGRWSEQEAAILVPGDIISIKLGDIVPADARLLEGDPLKIDQSALTGESLPVTKNAYDEVFSGSTCKQGELEAVVIATGVHTFFGKAAHLVDSTNQVGHFQKVLTAIGNFCICSIAVGMAAEVIVMYPIQHRPYRKGIDNLLVLLIGGIPIAMPTVLSVTMAIGSHRLSQQGAITKRMTAIEEMAGMDVLCSDKTGTLTLNKLTVDKSLIEVFAKGVDPEHVLLLAARASRTENQDAIDAAIVGTLADPKEARAGIKEVHFFPFNPVDKRTALTYIDSEGNWHRASKGAPEQILTLCNCREDLKKKVHSVIDKFAERGLRSLAVARQEVPEKSKDSPGGPWQFIGLLSLFDPPRHDSAETIRRALNLGVNVKMITGDQLAIGKETGRRLGMGVNMYPSASLLGNHKDESIAGLPVEELIEKADGFAGVFPEHKYEIVKKLQERKHIVGMTGDGVNDAPALKKADIGIAVADATDAARGASDIVLTEPGLSVIISAVLTSRAIFQRMKNYTIYAVSITIRIVFGFMFIALIWKFDFSPFMVLIIAILNDGTIMTISKDRVKPSPLPDSWKLKEIFATGVVLGGYLALMTVIFFWLIHETDFFSDKFGVRSIRDSEDEMMAVLYLQVSIVSQALIFVTRSRSWSFVERPGLLLLTAFMIAQLVATLIAVYANWGFARIQGCGWGWAGVIWIYSIVFYLPLDLMKFAIRYILSGKAWQNLYDNKTAFTTKKDYGKEEREAQWALAQRTLHGLQTPEANNIFNEKSSYRELSEIAEQAKRRAEIARYKLNLVQCIIPLVENELKLVGHNSTGYGSCTHSRGTSSLL
- the LOC131004309 gene encoding plasma membrane ATPase 4 isoform X2, translating into MGGDKAISLEEIKNETVDLEKVPIEEVFEQLKCTREGLSTEEGANRLQIFGPNKLEEKKESKFLKFLGFMWNPLSWVMEAAAIMAIALANGGGKPPDWQDFVGIVCLLVINSTISFIEENNAGNAAAALMAGLAPKTKVLRDGRWSEQEAAILVPGDIISIKLGDIVPADARLLEGDPLKIDQSALTGESLPVTKNAYDEVFSGSTCKQGELEAVVIATGVHTFFGKAAHLVDSTNQVGHFQKVLTAIGNFCICSIAVGMAAEVIVMYPIQHRPYRKGIDNLLVLLIGGIPIAMPTVLSVTMAIGSHRLSQQGAITKRMTAIEEMAGMDVLCSDKTGTLTLNKLTVDKSLIEVFAKGVDPEHVLLLAARASRTENQDAIDAAIVGTLADPKEARAGIKEVHFFPFNPVDKRTALTYIDSEGNWHRASKGAPEQILTLCNCREDLKKKVHSVIDKFAERGLRSLAVARQEVPEKSKDSPGGPWQFIGLLSLFDPPRHDSAETIRRALNLGVNVKMITGDQLAIGKETGRRLGMGVNMYPSASLLGNHKDESIAGLPVEELIEKADGFAGVFPEHKYEIVKKLQERKHIVGMTGDGVNDAPALKKADIGIAVADATDAARGASDIVLTEPGLSVIISAVLTSRAIFQRMKNYTIYAVSITIRIVFGFMFIALIWKFDFSPFMVLIIAILNDGTIMTISKDRVKPSPLPDSWKLKEIFATGVVLGGYLALMTVIFFWLIHETDFFSDKFGVRSIRDSEDEMMAVLYLQVSIVSQALIFVTRSRSWSFVERPGLLLLTAFMIAQLVATLIAVYANWGFARIQGCGWGWAGVIWIYSIVFYLPLDLMKFAIRYILSGKAWQNLYDNKTAFTTKKDYGKEEREAQWALAQRTLHGLQTPEANNIFNEKSSYRELSEIAEQAKRRAEIARLRELHTLKGHVESVVKLKGLDIETIQQHYTV
- the LOC131004685 gene encoding uncharacterized protein LOC131004685 translates to MSVALIDTSFVSNPLTLSFRHRSIPAGAKRVSISCRHAPEGDRSNDSTRKSENQLAKLALAAMAVGVITLGSVDPAAAAKTGGRVGGQAFRPSAPRASAPRPNNNSRTNIYINPPVAPPLVGGYGYGFGVPYYGGWGWSPFSFFAPAPGVAVGVGGGFDLFLLFILLGAVSAFVRRFFRPRQDDDQY